From a single Nicotiana tabacum cultivar K326 chromosome 8, ASM71507v2, whole genome shotgun sequence genomic region:
- the LOC107781507 gene encoding uncharacterized protein LOC107781507 gives MANVTAHEGRQTQGKPSANAVTREEKQVVVYVISRLLLSVLSEKSLFEVLYGRPPSLQHMRTKCCQCFAINIGEVEKFAARSIYIGVVLMGYSSTQKNYRLYNMLIDTCFVSMDVYFKDRIFPFQLLKEGKLHLLNGAISNTDIPRVAATTKEDLLDAVTPSHPSSPAVDIQQDSVGGDLLQPSGTSTLEHYQDHIEFTLEDIANNRGNEQLRKSARTTKEPIWMQDYVCDGTSAKYSAKNACIYPLQEYLCHRGISANFQIFLSKFIATKEPISYEEAMTDPRWVEAIDQECKWV, from the exons ATGGCTAATGTAACAGCTCATGAAGGGCGGCAGACACAAGGCAAGCCATCAGCCAATGCAGTAACACGGGAAGAGAAGCAG GTTGTTGTTTATGTGATCAGCAGGCTTCTTTTGTCAGTGTTATCAGAAAAGTCCTTGTTTGAAGTTCTGTATGGGAGACCACCCTCACTGCAACATATGAGGACTAAATGTTGCCAATGCTTTGCCATCAATATAGGAGAAGTTGAAAAATTTGCAGCCAGATCAATATATATaggagttgtcttgatgggctATTCATCCACTCAGAAGAATTACAGACTTTACAACATGCTAATTGACACTTGTTTTGTTAGCATGGATGTATATTTCAAAGACCGCATCTTTCCTTTTCAGCTGTTAAAGGAAGGAAAATTGCATCTCTTAAATGGAGCGATATCCAACACTGACATTCCAAGAGTGGCAGCCACAACTAAGGAGGATCTACTAGATGCAGTCACTCCATCTCATCCAAGCTCACCAGCTGTCGACATACAACAAGACTCAGTAGGTGGAGATCTACTACAACCATCAGGAACATCAACTCTAGAACATTATCAAGATCATATAGAGTTTACTCTAGAAGATATTGCCAACAATAGGGGAAATGAGCAATTGAGGAAATCAGCAAGAACAACGAAAGAACCTATTTGGATGCAAGATTATGTATGTGATGGAACATCAGCAAAGTACTCAGCAAAGAATGCATGCATATATCCTTTGCAAGAATACCTATGTCATAGAGGTATTTCAGCCAACTTTCAGATTTTCTTGTCCAAGTTTATTGCCACAAAGGAACCCATCAGTTATGAGGAAGCAATGACAGATCCTAGGTGGGTGGAAGCAATAGATCAGGAGTGCAAATGGGTGTAG